One window of Sardina pilchardus chromosome 2, fSarPil1.1, whole genome shotgun sequence genomic DNA carries:
- the c2h4orf33 gene encoding UPF0462 protein C4orf33 homolog, producing the protein MEYQITHTWDSLPVGHDPVKIKFSPGEGGLKMGISAPFFNEPPAPPGPPGQPFPGLWDYEVVESFFLNSSNEKYLEVEVCPHGQHLILLLSGKHNAFQQALPLTFSATIKNKKWTGEALLPWRYFPPGVDKMNSYAIHGSGASRIYESLYPVPRADLVEGQGPDFHRLEYFQPFSLQSVMGEGWVQPESDLWQGH; encoded by the exons ATGGAGTACCAAATTACGCATACTTGGGACAGTTTACCAGTTGGCCATGATCCAGTTAAGATCAAATTTTCTCCTGGTGAAGGGGGCTTAAAGATGGGGATTTCTGCTCCCTTCTTCAATGAACCGCCAGCTCCACCTGGTCCCCCTGGACAACCTTTCCCTGGACTGTGGGATTATGAAG tgGTTGAATCATTCTTCTTGAACAGCTCTAATGAGAAGTACCTTGAGGTGGAAGTGTGTCC ACATGGCCAGCATTTGATTCTTCTGCTGTCTGGGAAACATAATGCTTTTCAG CAAGCACTGCCTCTGACATTCAGTGccacaataaaaaacaaaaaatggacGGGTGAAGCCCTCTTGCCCTGGAGATATTTTCCACCAGGCGTGGATAAGATGAACTCCTACGCTATTCACGGGTCAGGAGCTTCTAGGATCTACGAGTCTTTGTACCCAGTACCGAGGGCAGATCTTGTGGAGGGCCAGGGACCAGACTT CCACCGACTTGAGTACTTCCAGCCCTTCAGCCTGCAAAGTGTCATGGGCGAGGGATGGGTACAGCCTGAATCTGACCTTTGGCAAGGACACTGA